One part of the Vitis riparia cultivar Riparia Gloire de Montpellier isolate 1030 chromosome 6, EGFV_Vit.rip_1.0, whole genome shotgun sequence genome encodes these proteins:
- the LOC117915885 gene encoding putative phosphatidylglycerol/phosphatidylinositol transfer protein DDB_G0282179, with amino-acid sequence MELCQLKLTLLLFFAVCLLVPSIQAKSVSYCDKKGEYAVKVQDIQISPDPIVPGKPATFTIAASAGEAISGGKVVIEVSLFGVHVHTESHNLCEETSCPISGGNFELSHSQMLPGFTPPGSYTLKMKMEDESKHQLTCITFNFNIGFGSYVADS; translated from the exons ATGGAGTTGTGTCAATTAAAGCtcactcttcttctttttttcgcTGTTTGCTTGCTTGTGCCTTCGATCCAAGCCAAAAGTGTTAGCTACTGCG ATAAGAAAGGTGAGTATGCTGTTAAGGTCCAGGATATTCAGATCTCTCCGGATCCTATTGTCCCAGGCAAGCCAGCCACCTTCACTATCGCCGCTTCTGCAG GTGAGGCTATCTCTGGAGGTAAAGTGGTGATTGAGGTTTCATTATTTGGGGTGCATGTCCACACAGAGAGCCATAATCTTTGTGAGGAGACATCCTGTCCTATTTCAGGAGGCAACTTTGAGCTCTCTCATTCACAAATGCTTCCAGGATTCACCCCACCA GGCTCATACACTCTCAAGATGAAGATGGAGGATGAGAGCAAGCATCAGCTGACCTGCATTACCTTCAATTTCAACATCGGTTTTGGGTCTTATGTGGCTGATAGTTAA
- the LOC117915884 gene encoding dnaJ protein homolog — MFGRAPKKSDNTRYYETLGVSKNASQDDLKKAYRKAAIKNHPDKGGDPEKFKELAQAYEVLSDPEKREIYDQYGEDALKEGMGGSGGGHDPFDIFQSFFGGSPFGGGGSSRGRRQRRGEDVVHPLKVSLEDLYIGTSKKLSLSRNVICSKCNGKGSKSGASIKCNGCQGSGMKVSIRQLGPSMIQQMQHPCNECKGTGETINDKDRCPQCKGEKVVQEKKVLEVIVEKGMQNGQKVTFPGEADEAPDTVTGDIVFVLQQKEHPKFKRKGDDLFVEHTLSLTEALCGFQFILTHLDGRQLLIKSNPGEVVKPDQFKAINDEGMPIYQRPFMRGKLYIQFNVEFPDTLSPEQCKALEAVLPARATTQLTDMELDECEETTLHDVNIEEEMRRKQAQAQEAYEEDEEMPGGAQRVQCAQQ, encoded by the exons ATGTTTGGAAGAGCGCCGAAGAAAAGCGATAATACCAGGTACTATGAGACACTGGGAGTGTCAAAGAACGCTTCTCAGGATGATCTCAAGAAGGCGTATCGTAAAGCCGCCATCAAGAATCATCCTGACAAGGGAGGTGATCCAGAGAAG TTCAAAGAACTTGCTCAGGCTTATGAGGTTCTGAGTGACCCTGAGAAACGTGAAATCTATGATCAGTATGGTGAAGATGCCCTCAAGGAAGGAATGGGTGGCAGTGGTGGTGGCCATGATCCATTTGACATTTTCCAATCTTTCTTTGGTGGGAGTCCATTTGGTG GTGGTGGTAGCAGCAGGGGAAGAAGGCAAAGGAGGGGAGAAGATGTCGTCCACCCCTTGAAGGTTTCTTTAGAGGACCTTTATATTGGGACGTCAAAGAAACTCTCCCTCTCAAGAAATGTAATATGCTCGAAGTGCAATGG AAAAGGGTCAAAATCTGGAGCATCAATAAAGTGTAATGGTTGTCAAGGGTCTGGGATGAAGGTTTCAATTAGACAACTTGGCCCCTCTATGATTCAGCAGATGCAGCATCCTTGCAATGAATGCAAAGGTACTGGAGAAACTATCAATGATAAAGACCGCTGCCCACAGTGCAAAGGTGAGAAGGTTGTTCAGGAGAAGAAGGTGCTGGAAGTCATTGTGGAAAAGGGCATGCAAAATGGACAGAAAGTTACATTTCCTGGAGAAGCTGATGA AGCGCCTGACACAGTCACTGGGGATATAGTTTTTGTCCTCCAGCAAAAGGAACATCCAAAATTCAAGAGAAAGGGGGATGACCTTTTTGTGGAGCACACCTTGTCCCTCACTGAGGCTCTCTGTGGTTTCCAGTTTATATTGACGCACTTGGATGGAAGGCAGCTGCTTATTAAATCAAATCCTGGGGAAGTTGTCAAGCCTG ATCAGTTCAAGGCAATCAATGACGAGGGAATGCCAATATACCAGAGGCCATTCATGAGGGGGAAGCTATACATCCAGTTCAACGTGGAGTTCCCGGACACACTAAGCCCAGAGCAGTGCAAGGCATTGGAAGCTGTGCTGCCAGCAAGGGCGACTACACAGCTGACAGATATGGAGCTGGACGAGTGTGAGGAGACCACACTGCATGATGTCAACATAGAGGAGGAGATGAGGAGGAAGCAGGCACAGGCTCAGGAAGCATACGAGGAGGATGAAGAGATGCCTGGTGGCGCTCAAAGGGTGCAATGTGCCCAGCAGTGA
- the LOC117916247 gene encoding uncharacterized protein LOC117916247: MASMRFLHMSFFFFFLVVLVLLVSCAHADDKSQVEKACGQTPHPDLCVSCVNSDPSRSTSEIPELTFEILFCMMSEATHGHEVADLQAQNTSEPNLKQALQTCNVSLFSASNDLTDSLMRMEGEDYQKAEADLKSANRAVVQCYKAFLKEPVVTIPPQLFSHVDLAARYHDVAHVFFRLIRK; encoded by the coding sequence ATGGCTTCCATGAGGTTTCTTCACatgtctttcttcttcttctttcttgtaGTACTAGTACTACTCGTGTCCTGTGCTCATGCAGACGACAAATCCCAAGTGGAGAAGGCTTGTGGGCAAACCCCACACCCAGATCTGTGCGTTAGCTGCGTGAATTCTGACCCCAGTAGAAGCACCAGTGAGATCCCGGAATTGACATTTGAAATACTGTTCTGCATGATGAGCGAAGCAACGCATGGGCATGAAGTAGCTGACCTGCAGGCCCAAAATACCAGCGAACCCAATCTCAAGCAGGCACTCCAAACCTGTAACGTCTCCCTCTTTTCAGCCTCCAATGATCTTACCGACTCTTTGATGAGAATGGAGGGCGAGGATTATCAAAAGGCCGAGGCTGATTTGAAAAGTGCCAATAGGGCTGTGGTGCAGTGCTACAAGGCGTTTTTGAAGGAGCCGGTTGTTACCATTCCGCCTCAGCTCTTCTCTCACGTCGACCTTGCCGCTCGTTACCATGATGTTGCGCATGTATTCTTCCGTCTCATTCGTAAATAG